The Lujinxingia vulgaris genome segment GGCTGGAAGTTGCTGGCGAGCAACCTGAGCGACATCGCGGCGATGGGCGGCGGTCCGGGAGCGTTCTTTCTCTCGATGGCGCTTCCCGCCGATCTGGACCCTCAGTGGCCGGAAGGGGTGCTCGAAGGCATCAAAGATGCGGCGCGCGCGTTGGTCCCAGAGAGCTTTGAGGTCTCCGCCGGCGGCGGGGATTTGAGCGCGACGCACGGTCCGATCGTGCTCACCATGACCTTAATGGGGGAGGCCTCTCCGGCCGGTCCGGTGCTGCGCCGCGGCGCGGTGCCCGGAGACCGCATCGTGCTGCTGGGGCAGACGGGCCTGGCGGCTGCGGGGGTGTCGATCTTAAGCGGTGAGGTCGAGGTGGAGGCGGGCCAGTTTGCCGAAGCGCTGCGCGCTCACCGTCGCCCGGGCGCCCAGGTGCGCGCCGGCGCGTTGCTGGGGCTCTACGGAGTGCCCTCGGCGATGATCGATGTCAGCGACGGCCTGGTCCAGGACCTGGGGCATATCCTCAAAGCCAGCGAAGTCGGCGCGCGCCTTGAGGCGTACAGCCTGCCGCACCATCCCGAGCTGGTGCTGCTGCGGGAAGAGCACGGTGTCGACATCCTCAAGTTGATGCTCACCGGCGGCGACGACTACGAGCTCCTTATGACCATCCCCCCGGCGCGCATGCCCAAGATCTGGGATATGGCCCGGCGCCACAGCTGGGATGTGCACGATATTGGCGAGGTCCGCTCCCCCGATGAGGGGATGGTGGTGCTGGGACCTGACGGGGAGCCGGTAACATTTGCGCAGGGCGGCTACCGCCACTTCGAGGCGAGATGAGTCAGACGCTGGAGAGCCCGCTTGTGCGCGCGCACCGCGAGGTGGTGGAGCGCCTCTATACGGTGCCGCTGCTCAACGCCTGCGCGGAGCTGCTCCCCCGGGTGGAGGATAAGACGGTCCTCTCGGCGGAGTCGCGTTGTGGCGAGGTGGTGAGCCGTTGGCTGGAGCGCCTCCCTGACGAGACGCGCATGATGGCGCTGGACTCTCACGCCCCGATGCTCGACTGCGCCCGCGAGCGCATCAGTGAGGCCGAGCAGCGCCGCATCTTCTTTGTGCAGCAGCGCGTCAACGCGCTCTCTTATGCCGATGAGGTCTTCGGCGCGTCTATCTGCCTGCATGGCCTGGTGACCCGTCGCCAGCTCGATGAGGGGTTGGGAGAGCTCGCGCGTGTGACCGCCAGCGGGGGCAGCGTGATGGCCGCGCTGCCGACGTCGGGAAGTTTTGCTGCCTTTTATGATCTTCTCGACGAGGCGCTGCGCGCCCAGGGGCTTCACGAGGCGCTGGATCGGCTGGGAGAGCTTCGCGACCGCACGCTCGTCGACGCCGGCGCGCTGGCCCGGAGCGCGCGCAGCGCCGGGCTCCACGACCTCACGCTGGAGCAGGTCCGCTGGGAACTCTCCTTTGCCAGCGGACGGGACTTTTTACAGTCGCCGCTGATCCAGGAGACCTTCTTTGCGCACTGGTCCGGGGCCATTCGAGGCGCCGAGCGCGAGGGTGTGCTGGGCTACATCGCCCGGGCCATCGACACCTACTGGCGCGATCGCACCTTCGACACGCAGGTTGAGGCAGCCCTGGTCGTCGGACGGCGGCTCTGAGGTTCAATCGTGAAAGGGGGGCAGATCGCGAAGCTCGGGGTCGATGGTATCGCGGGGATCCTCGTCGGATTGCTCATGCT includes the following:
- the thiL gene encoding thiamine-phosphate kinase — encoded protein: MTTEFELIARIAELFGAPEGVAVGIGDDGAVLDPGRFDLVTMDTMVEGVHFKRDWSSPQDVGWKLLASNLSDIAAMGGGPGAFFLSMALPADLDPQWPEGVLEGIKDAARALVPESFEVSAGGGDLSATHGPIVLTMTLMGEASPAGPVLRRGAVPGDRIVLLGQTGLAAAGVSILSGEVEVEAGQFAEALRAHRRPGAQVRAGALLGLYGVPSAMIDVSDGLVQDLGHILKASEVGARLEAYSLPHHPELVLLREEHGVDILKLMLTGGDDYELLMTIPPARMPKIWDMARRHSWDVHDIGEVRSPDEGMVVLGPDGEPVTFAQGGYRHFEAR
- a CDS encoding methyltransferase domain-containing protein, translated to MSQTLESPLVRAHREVVERLYTVPLLNACAELLPRVEDKTVLSAESRCGEVVSRWLERLPDETRMMALDSHAPMLDCARERISEAEQRRIFFVQQRVNALSYADEVFGASICLHGLVTRRQLDEGLGELARVTASGGSVMAALPTSGSFAAFYDLLDEALRAQGLHEALDRLGELRDRTLVDAGALARSARSAGLHDLTLEQVRWELSFASGRDFLQSPLIQETFFAHWSGAIRGAEREGVLGYIARAIDTYWRDRTFDTQVEAALVVGRRL